The following coding sequences are from one Paenibacillus sp. FSL R5-0912 window:
- a CDS encoding ABC transporter ATP-binding protein → MIQPILKIENLHTHFFTDRGEVPAVDGVDLYINPGEVLGVVGESGCGKSVTSLSILKLVPDPPGKIVDGRILLKGRDLVPLKEKEMRKIRGDSVSMIFQEPMTSLNPLFTVGQQIIETVRLHRGLSKKEAREHAVEMLRKVGIPRPEAIIDEYPHQLSGGMRQRVMIAMSISCSPELLIADEPTTALDVTIQAQILDLIRRLNEEQGTAVMLITHDLGVVAEMCHRVAVMYAGKVVEEGSVRDIFKNPLHPYTRGLIESVPRMDETRDRLHSIPGNVPILSKEMQGCRFAPRCHEVMDICRQSLPKLTLQEEQHSCRCWLHESQQEDAV, encoded by the coding sequence TTGATCCAGCCCATTCTAAAAATTGAAAATTTGCACACCCACTTTTTTACCGACCGCGGTGAAGTTCCTGCAGTTGACGGTGTTGATTTGTACATTAATCCGGGTGAGGTTCTGGGTGTGGTCGGCGAATCCGGCTGTGGTAAAAGCGTAACCTCCCTGTCCATTCTAAAGCTGGTTCCGGATCCCCCGGGAAAAATCGTGGACGGACGCATCCTGCTGAAGGGCCGTGATCTTGTCCCGCTCAAAGAGAAAGAGATGCGTAAGATCCGCGGTGATTCGGTCTCGATGATTTTTCAGGAACCGATGACTTCGCTCAATCCGCTGTTCACGGTCGGACAGCAAATTATTGAAACCGTACGCCTGCACCGTGGCCTCTCCAAGAAGGAGGCCCGGGAGCACGCTGTAGAGATGCTCCGTAAGGTAGGCATTCCCCGGCCGGAGGCCATTATTGATGAATATCCGCATCAGCTGTCGGGAGGCATGCGCCAGCGTGTAATGATCGCCATGTCCATCTCCTGCAGTCCGGAGCTGCTGATTGCCGATGAGCCGACGACTGCGCTTGATGTGACGATTCAGGCACAGATTCTGGATCTGATCCGCCGGCTTAACGAAGAACAGGGGACGGCCGTTATGCTGATTACCCATGATCTTGGTGTTGTAGCAGAGATGTGCCACCGTGTTGCGGTTATGTATGCCGGCAAGGTAGTGGAGGAAGGTAGCGTACGTGATATTTTCAAGAATCCGCTGCATCCGTATACCCGAGGGCTAATCGAATCTGTACCCCGGATGGATGAAACCAGAGACCGCCTGCATTCTATTCCGGGCAATGTGCCGATTCTCAGCAAGGAAATGCAGGGCTGCCGGTTCGCGCCGCGCTGTCATGAGGTGATGGATATTTGCCGTCAAAGTCTTCCTAAGCTTACGCTCCAGGAGGAACAGCACAGCTGCAGATGCTGGCTGCATGAAAGTCAACAGGAGGATGCGGTATGA
- a CDS encoding AIM24 family protein: protein MNVDVQDEGDSGSGQAVAFTVAENEEVHVLHPQQIIAYQGPSSGRADRLMDVKGMYRKRKLIRSDITGPCRFVAALPPGYRVKTLQLDGKSDLLYDFRHLFFYSKGVTMQTRVLNMKNMLITRDIIKVKFSGHGSIGILTEGTVCEAELDPFDPLYVDAGSIIAYPENARLELTVYGNHLASQHMSYHWKMTGHGPVLFQAGRQSRRFQRDNNEDGIIKRFLREALPFGGVFIK from the coding sequence ATGAACGTTGACGTCCAGGATGAAGGCGACAGCGGCAGCGGACAGGCCGTTGCTTTTACCGTCGCAGAGAATGAAGAGGTTCATGTGCTCCATCCGCAGCAGATTATAGCTTATCAAGGCCCCTCTTCAGGACGGGCGGACCGGCTGATGGATGTGAAGGGCATGTACCGCAAGCGGAAGCTGATCCGTTCGGATATCACCGGACCCTGCCGGTTCGTCGCTGCATTGCCGCCCGGTTACCGGGTCAAAACGCTGCAGCTCGACGGCAAGAGCGATCTGCTATATGATTTCAGGCATCTGTTCTTCTACAGCAAAGGAGTCACCATGCAGACCAGAGTGCTGAATATGAAGAATATGCTGATTACCCGGGATATCATCAAGGTGAAATTCTCCGGTCATGGCAGCATCGGCATTCTGACAGAAGGCACCGTCTGTGAAGCCGAGCTTGACCCGTTTGATCCGCTGTACGTCGATGCCGGCAGTATTATTGCCTATCCCGAGAATGCCCGGCTTGAGCTTACGGTCTACGGCAATCATCTCGCCAGCCAGCATATGAGCTATCACTGGAAGATGACCGGCCACGGGCCTGTACTGTTCCAGGCCGGACGCCAGAGCAGGCGTTTTCAGCGGGATAATAATGAAGACGGCATTATCAAACGCTTCCTGCGGGAGGCGTTGCCGTTTGGCGGAGTATTTATCAAGTAA
- a CDS encoding helix-turn-helix transcriptional regulator has translation MTDRLIRLMRIITLVQAKPGILARELAERCGNSERTIYRDMDALSAMHIPITHMGHGKGYAFIGNFALYPLDWSEEEAAAFSQLRSIMTDIKSLLPPEFEDAYEKVMAAEYKQKAEREETMESAKKEAGQHWMERSGSHGDQPFYLAGILDAVMKQRSIQADYSENAYEEKGIKIDPYCLVPLENRFHLIGFCHRFGIIRTFHINGFSSVKPLDSWFSKDKFDLQAFMEQKWSLDQDSLQVEFKVKFSERMMERLKHEEMFVKPSRVDRQNRCLHFKVAVEQDIGFVHWIMRYEEEAEIMEPVYYREVLRNQLEKWLSLYK, from the coding sequence ATGACAGACCGATTAATCCGGCTGATGCGCATTATTACGCTAGTTCAAGCCAAACCGGGAATTCTGGCCCGTGAGCTGGCGGAACGATGCGGCAACAGTGAGAGAACGATTTACCGGGATATGGATGCGCTGAGTGCCATGCATATCCCCATTACCCATATGGGACACGGTAAGGGATATGCTTTTATCGGTAATTTTGCACTGTACCCTTTGGATTGGTCAGAAGAAGAAGCAGCCGCATTTTCACAGTTGCGCAGTATTATGACGGATATCAAATCTTTACTGCCCCCGGAGTTCGAAGACGCCTATGAGAAAGTGATGGCCGCAGAATATAAGCAAAAGGCAGAAAGGGAAGAAACGATGGAGAGCGCGAAGAAGGAAGCGGGTCAGCATTGGATGGAGAGAAGCGGATCTCATGGAGATCAGCCATTCTATCTGGCCGGGATTCTGGATGCCGTGATGAAGCAGCGCAGTATACAGGCGGACTACAGTGAGAATGCATATGAAGAAAAAGGTATCAAAATTGATCCCTACTGCCTGGTCCCGTTGGAGAATCGTTTTCATTTGATTGGGTTTTGTCATCGCTTCGGGATCATCCGCACTTTTCATATTAACGGGTTCTCCAGTGTGAAGCCGCTGGACAGCTGGTTCTCCAAGGATAAATTTGATTTACAGGCTTTTATGGAGCAGAAGTGGTCTCTGGACCAGGATAGTCTGCAGGTCGAATTCAAAGTCAAGTTCTCGGAACGGATGATGGAGCGGCTTAAGCATGAGGAGATGTTTGTGAAGCCCAGCAGGGTAGACCGCCAGAACCGCTGTCTGCATTTTAAGGTAGCGGTAGAACAGGATATTGGCTTTGTTCACTGGATTATGAGATACGAGGAAGAAGCTGAGATTATGGAGCCGGTCTACTACCGGGAAGTTCTCAGAAATCAGCTCGAGAAATGGCTGTCGCTATACAAATAG
- a CDS encoding potassium/proton antiporter, translating into MTHLADQIILLLAVLLLVGVLSTKFSTRFGMPALVLFIAAGMVLSHFIYFNNASLTQIAGIFALVVILFEGGMQTSMKDIRPVMKPALSLATAGVLLTTGVVGVFARFILGVPWAESFLFGAIVGSTDAAAVFSVLGGKNIDKRLTSTLEAESGSNDPMAVFLTVSLIEWIQHPDTAIWSLVLSFFWEMGIGLLLGILIGKLATYLINRINLDSTGLYPVMAIGFAVLTYGVSAMVHSSGLLAVYVMGLVLGNSELMYHRTIMNFNHGFAWMMQIAMFILLGLLVFPQELADIAWQGILLSVILMVVARPAGVFISLLFAKFSFREKTLISWAGLRGAVPIVLATYPLLAGLPQGRLFFNVVFFVVLTSAVIQGTTISPLASRLKLVGREDAGQPSLMELVALGKTDSEFNHIGIDRHMPIAGMQIAQIGLPDDILFTAIIRNKSIVTPHGSTVIEPGDTVYVLSPKSKRDEMRAIFRSGKGKAAETDITLV; encoded by the coding sequence ATGACTCATCTTGCAGATCAAATTATTCTGCTGCTGGCGGTCTTGCTGCTGGTAGGCGTGCTGTCCACCAAATTCTCCACCCGTTTTGGTATGCCCGCACTGGTTCTGTTTATCGCTGCCGGTATGGTGCTCAGCCATTTCATTTATTTCAACAATGCTTCATTAACACAGATCGCCGGGATTTTTGCGCTTGTGGTTATTCTGTTTGAAGGCGGAATGCAGACGAGTATGAAGGATATCCGTCCGGTCATGAAGCCGGCGCTGTCGCTGGCTACGGCAGGTGTGCTTTTGACAACGGGAGTTGTCGGTGTTTTTGCCAGATTTATATTAGGCGTGCCGTGGGCGGAGAGCTTCCTATTCGGGGCGATTGTCGGCTCGACGGATGCGGCTGCGGTGTTCTCAGTACTGGGCGGCAAAAACATTGATAAACGCCTGACCTCTACACTCGAAGCAGAATCCGGCAGCAACGATCCGATGGCGGTATTTCTCACCGTCTCCCTGATCGAATGGATACAGCATCCTGATACTGCAATCTGGAGTCTGGTGCTCTCCTTCTTCTGGGAGATGGGGATCGGTCTCCTGCTGGGGATTCTTATCGGTAAGCTGGCTACATATCTGATCAACCGGATTAATCTGGACTCTACCGGGTTGTATCCGGTGATGGCTATCGGCTTTGCGGTTCTGACCTACGGGGTTTCGGCGATGGTCCACAGCAGCGGCCTGCTTGCCGTCTATGTTATGGGGCTGGTGCTGGGGAACTCCGAGCTGATGTATCACCGTACGATTATGAATTTCAATCACGGCTTTGCCTGGATGATGCAGATTGCCATGTTCATCCTGCTCGGTCTGCTGGTCTTTCCCCAGGAGCTGGCGGATATTGCCTGGCAGGGCATACTGCTGTCCGTTATTCTAATGGTAGTAGCAAGACCTGCGGGCGTATTCATCAGTCTGCTGTTTGCCAAGTTCTCCTTCCGCGAAAAGACACTGATCTCCTGGGCCGGACTCAGGGGTGCCGTCCCCATTGTGCTTGCGACCTACCCGCTGCTCGCGGGGCTTCCGCAGGGCCGGCTGTTCTTCAATGTAGTATTCTTTGTTGTCCTGACCTCTGCGGTCATTCAGGGAACGACCATTTCACCACTGGCCTCACGGCTGAAACTGGTCGGCCGGGAGGATGCGGGCCAGCCGTCACTGATGGAACTCGTCGCCCTTGGCAAGACGGATTCCGAGTTCAATCATATCGGAATAGACCGGCATATGCCGATTGCCGGGATGCAGATAGCGCAGATCGGCCTGCCGGATGATATCCTGTTCACGGCAATTATCCGCAACAAGAGCATTGTGACGCCCCATGGCAGCACGGTTATTGAACCGGGAGACACGGTGTACGTGCTCAGCCCCAAGAGCAAACGGGACGAGATGCGGGCGATCTTCCGGAGCGGGAAGGGGAAGGCAGCGGAGACAGATATCACATTGGTTTAG
- a CDS encoding M50 family metallopeptidase, with product MNKWLKTLLFLAGSALLTRFIPFSSLFRNLDTMFHEFGHALVTLLLSGSVLRIELYPDHSGVTYSAIAAGGRAILVSLAGYPLASLFSLLLFYLYSRDKRQWGLMIASGVALVMLVLYVRGGFGMIWLSGFILLNAAMVFLWPKVSKYYYLFLAFLTLEESVMGTLFLVTASVLTPSRAGDAANLARLTPLPAILWALLFFLFSLLCAKWALGFFFREEKSVNRERSL from the coding sequence GTGAATAAATGGCTCAAAACGTTGTTGTTTCTGGCGGGTTCTGCACTGTTGACCCGGTTTATTCCGTTCTCATCCTTATTCCGTAATCTGGATACGATGTTTCACGAATTCGGCCATGCGCTGGTAACCCTGCTGCTCTCGGGGAGTGTGCTGCGGATAGAGCTGTATCCCGATCATAGCGGTGTAACCTATTCAGCGATTGCCGCAGGGGGGAGGGCAATTCTTGTATCGCTGGCCGGATATCCTCTGGCCTCACTCTTCTCATTGCTTCTCTTCTATTTATATAGTAGAGACAAGCGGCAGTGGGGGCTGATGATAGCCAGCGGTGTTGCGCTGGTGATGCTGGTGCTCTATGTACGGGGTGGCTTTGGGATGATTTGGCTGAGCGGTTTTATTCTGCTGAATGCCGCTATGGTGTTCCTTTGGCCGAAGGTCAGCAAATATTATTATTTATTTCTTGCATTTCTGACTCTGGAGGAGTCCGTGATGGGAACGCTGTTTCTGGTAACGGCTTCGGTACTGACGCCTTCCCGTGCGGGCGATGCAGCTAATTTGGCCAGATTAACACCGCTGCCGGCTATATTATGGGCGCTGCTGTTCTTCCTCTTCTCGCTGCTGTGTGCCAAGTGGGCGCTGGGCTTTTTTTTCAGGGAAGAAAAATCAGTGAACCGGGAAAGAAGCCTATAA
- a CDS encoding discoidin domain-containing protein produces the protein MSELSAAKDAGPAVPEGTVLWKLGQHDGSSAEFASAGSNGAKGVFSVASTAVKAAELQSIPSGLHGATNPELRITYKLDKIPVNGVLFRVSILDAYKSVPQMSVFSNRQLSGIIQIAGVDGTDSKYDFRKTYELYIPKEQLISGTNELTLRAARGIYSSAAEDKYNWWTWDNLSLEALKTPVKEPIHGSYTLTGTMVNNKQFYFDKGAVTHLPYIMKWLGLAYSGNIMRTSCASDVGRSCENMGEYYEVLKDYNMQAVALYLYTGDIKLKEDGSLPDDAEKKLTDYFKQYGQYFQYYEVDNEPGLFNRSKAVNLAIADWLNKKGKTIAPHLQTVAPGWAYWPGYSEDSCGNQKGMLKQCGDPDGWERDPEQRNELEEVTDLTNGHSYGESYIFSNGGSFTENLKTFGGAVDGLSKKMLTTEFGTSDTHVDAYQYGASERTAAVFDRIMRGHIGYADMFVQHAAFFKNFSLFKYGFNLEEHDPGATEIYYTKEGEDSRVSIMRRLDLAYATHGAPLSYQITNKDDLADKMVYVRAVDTSTLEPLAGSGATSNKLLVNFVNFEETEQTIKVKVTMPEKTVYEGERFGRGDTYEEARSYMSGRNATPILEFTETLAPGEAVQYILQPSSEVADIAPQGFKATAVKGLSMHLSWLEAPGASYEVLRADGPGSELKMIAAGVRNTEYTDSKLQEGTLYTYAVRVSGSGVMSEKTQISATGLVPLDRTGWKVTSNVNTAASKPESAIDGDRRTRWDTGKHQASGEYFQIDLGAVHAIEAIELIYTLSSYDYPRGYTVQVSDDAKSWNQVASGKGKLELTRIAFSQVQTRYIRIQQTGSGGNYWSIQELQVYSRE, from the coding sequence ATGTCGGAATTATCTGCGGCCAAGGATGCGGGTCCCGCAGTTCCGGAGGGGACTGTGCTATGGAAGCTTGGCCAGCATGACGGTTCATCCGCAGAGTTTGCATCAGCCGGATCAAACGGGGCCAAGGGGGTATTCAGCGTTGCTTCAACCGCAGTCAAGGCGGCGGAGCTTCAGAGTATCCCGTCCGGGCTGCACGGCGCTACCAATCCTGAACTGCGGATTACCTACAAGCTGGATAAGATCCCGGTTAACGGGGTCTTATTTCGTGTCAGCATCCTTGATGCCTACAAATCCGTACCGCAGATGAGCGTATTCTCCAACCGGCAGCTGTCAGGGATTATTCAGATTGCCGGTGTGGACGGTACGGACAGTAAATACGATTTCCGCAAAACCTATGAGCTGTACATTCCCAAAGAACAGCTCATCAGCGGAACCAACGAGCTGACGCTGCGGGCAGCGCGCGGGATCTATTCCTCGGCTGCGGAGGATAAGTATAATTGGTGGACATGGGATAACCTTAGTCTGGAAGCACTGAAGACTCCGGTCAAGGAGCCGATTCACGGGAGCTATACGCTGACCGGAACCATGGTCAACAACAAACAGTTCTATTTTGACAAAGGTGCAGTTACGCATTTGCCTTATATTATGAAATGGCTGGGTTTAGCCTACAGCGGCAACATTATGCGGACCAGCTGTGCCAGCGATGTGGGCAGATCCTGTGAGAATATGGGGGAGTACTACGAGGTCCTGAAGGATTATAATATGCAGGCTGTTGCCCTCTATCTGTACACGGGTGATATCAAGCTCAAGGAAGACGGTTCACTGCCGGATGATGCGGAGAAGAAGCTGACCGATTATTTCAAGCAGTACGGCCAGTATTTCCAGTATTATGAGGTGGATAATGAGCCCGGACTGTTCAACCGTTCCAAAGCAGTCAATCTGGCGATAGCCGACTGGCTGAATAAGAAAGGCAAGACGATCGCACCGCATCTGCAGACGGTGGCCCCGGGCTGGGCATACTGGCCGGGTTACAGCGAAGATTCCTGCGGTAATCAGAAGGGGATGCTTAAGCAGTGCGGAGATCCGGACGGCTGGGAACGGGACCCGGAGCAGCGGAACGAGTTGGAGGAAGTAACGGATTTGACCAATGGGCATTCCTATGGTGAATCGTATATTTTCAGCAATGGAGGCAGCTTTACAGAGAACCTGAAGACCTTTGGGGGAGCTGTAGACGGCCTCAGCAAAAAAATGCTCACCACCGAATTCGGCACCTCGGATACTCATGTGGATGCCTATCAATACGGCGCGTCCGAGCGGACAGCGGCAGTGTTTGACCGGATTATGCGGGGGCATATCGGATATGCCGATATGTTTGTGCAGCATGCCGCTTTCTTCAAGAACTTCAGTCTGTTCAAGTACGGCTTTAACCTGGAGGAGCATGATCCGGGAGCTACAGAGATTTATTATACCAAAGAAGGTGAAGACTCACGCGTAAGTATTATGCGCCGGCTGGATCTGGCTTATGCCACACACGGGGCGCCGCTGAGCTATCAGATTACGAACAAAGATGATTTGGCAGACAAAATGGTGTATGTACGGGCGGTAGACACTTCCACCCTTGAGCCTCTGGCAGGCAGCGGAGCCACATCCAACAAGCTGCTTGTGAACTTTGTCAACTTTGAAGAAACCGAGCAGACCATTAAAGTAAAGGTGACCATGCCGGAGAAGACCGTATATGAGGGTGAACGCTTTGGCCGCGGAGATACTTATGAAGAGGCACGCAGCTATATGTCGGGCAGGAATGCCACACCTATACTGGAATTCACCGAAACGCTGGCTCCGGGTGAGGCGGTGCAGTATATTCTGCAGCCCTCTTCCGAAGTAGCGGATATTGCGCCGCAAGGCTTCAAGGCCACGGCAGTTAAAGGGCTGTCGATGCATCTGAGCTGGCTGGAGGCTCCCGGGGCAAGCTATGAAGTGCTCCGGGCCGACGGCCCGGGCAGTGAACTGAAAATGATTGCGGCAGGTGTGCGGAACACAGAGTATACTGACAGCAAACTGCAGGAGGGCACATTGTATACTTATGCGGTAAGAGTGTCGGGCTCTGGTGTCATGTCGGAGAAGACACAGATTTCAGCAACCGGACTCGTCCCGCTGGACCGGACCGGCTGGAAGGTTACGTCTAATGTGAACACGGCAGCGTCGAAGCCGGAGAGTGCCATTGATGGAGACAGGCGTACACGCTGGGATACCGGCAAACATCAGGCATCAGGTGAATACTTCCAGATTGATTTAGGTGCAGTACATGCAATAGAAGCCATAGAGCTGATTTATACTTTATCATCGTATGATTATCCCCGGGGATATACCGTCCAGGTATCCGATGATGCCAAAAGCTGGAATCAGGTAGCATCCGGCAAAGGAAAGCTGGAATTGACCAGGATTGCCTTTTCCCAGGTCCAAACCCGTTATATCCGCATACAGCAGACCGGTTCCGGAGGCAACTATTGGTCGATTCAGGAGCTGCAGGTGTATTCAAGAGAATAA
- a CDS encoding Dps family protein encodes MSTQVKSQTELHAALNRQTANWTLLGVKLHHYHWYVSGAQFFTLHEKFEELYNEAAGYVDELAERLLAIGGQPASTMAQYLALSGLKEAAGGESAKDMVAQLIKDFTVVAEELKQAISAAEELSDQPTADLLIGIRTSVEKTSWMLNAYLA; translated from the coding sequence ATGAGTACACAAGTCAAAAGCCAAACTGAATTGCATGCTGCCCTGAACCGTCAGACAGCGAACTGGACTCTGCTTGGAGTGAAGCTGCATCATTACCACTGGTATGTCAGCGGAGCACAATTCTTCACGCTGCATGAGAAATTTGAAGAGTTGTACAATGAAGCTGCCGGTTATGTGGATGAGCTGGCTGAACGCTTGCTCGCCATTGGCGGACAACCGGCTTCAACCATGGCCCAATACCTGGCCCTCTCCGGACTGAAAGAAGCTGCCGGCGGAGAAAGCGCGAAGGATATGGTTGCTCAGCTGATTAAGGACTTCACTGTTGTAGCCGAAGAGCTGAAGCAGGCGATCTCTGCTGCCGAAGAGCTTAGCGACCAGCCTACTGCTGACCTGCTGATCGGTATTAGAACAAGCGTAGAGAAAACGTCCTGGATGTTGAACGCTTACCTGGCTTAA
- a CDS encoding ABC transporter ATP-binding protein yields MSESLLEVKGLKKYYPINKGFLGRAQGDVKAVDDISFSVSKGETFGLVGESGCGKSTTGRALLRLIEPTAGEIWFEGQDITKLSIEEMRGRRREMQIVFQDPFSSLDPRNTVQRILEEPMIVHGVGDAKQRRAAVERLADVVGLAKAHLQRYPHQFSGGQRQRIGIARALALQPKLIIADEPVSALDVSIQSQVINLMQDLQKEFGLTYIFIAHDLSVVKHICDRVAVMYLGRIVEVTDKHKLYADPQHPYTQALLSAVPEPDPDIRKERIILQGEVPSPANAPVGCAFNTRCPRVMEICRNVRPPLQETGSGHLTACHLYDEEVRSRLA; encoded by the coding sequence ATGAGTGAGAGCCTGCTAGAGGTCAAGGGTCTTAAGAAGTATTATCCGATCAACAAAGGATTCTTGGGTAGGGCACAGGGTGATGTCAAGGCTGTGGACGATATCTCCTTCTCGGTAAGCAAAGGTGAGACCTTTGGCTTGGTTGGAGAGAGCGGCTGCGGTAAATCCACAACCGGCCGTGCCTTGCTTCGGCTGATTGAGCCCACGGCGGGAGAGATTTGGTTCGAAGGTCAGGATATCACGAAGCTATCTATAGAAGAGATGCGGGGGCGGCGCCGGGAGATGCAGATTGTTTTCCAGGACCCGTTCTCATCCTTAGATCCACGCAATACTGTACAGCGTATTCTTGAAGAGCCGATGATTGTGCACGGAGTAGGCGATGCCAAGCAGCGCCGGGCTGCAGTAGAACGTCTGGCTGATGTAGTCGGGCTGGCTAAAGCGCATTTGCAGCGTTACCCGCATCAGTTCTCCGGCGGACAACGCCAGCGGATCGGGATTGCCAGAGCACTGGCGCTCCAGCCGAAGCTGATTATCGCCGATGAGCCTGTATCTGCACTGGATGTATCGATCCAGTCACAGGTCATTAACCTGATGCAGGATTTACAGAAGGAATTCGGATTGACCTATATCTTCATCGCCCATGATCTCAGCGTGGTGAAGCATATCTGCGACCGTGTAGCCGTGATGTATCTGGGGCGGATTGTTGAAGTCACCGATAAGCATAAGCTCTATGCCGATCCGCAGCATCCCTATACGCAGGCACTGCTGTCCGCAGTTCCTGAGCCCGATCCCGATATCCGTAAGGAACGGATCATCCTGCAGGGTGAGGTACCGAGTCCGGCGAATGCGCCGGTCGGATGTGCTTTTAATACACGTTGTCCCCGGGTGATGGAGATATGCCGTAATGTCAGACCTCCGCTGCAGGAGACAGGGTCCGGACATTTGACCGCCTGCCATCTGTATGATGAGGAAGTCCGATCCCGGCTTGCGTAA